A part of Carassius carassius chromosome 32, fCarCar2.1, whole genome shotgun sequence genomic DNA contains:
- the LOC132113271 gene encoding thyroid transcription factor 1-like, whose product MSMSPKHTTPFSVSDILSPLEESYKKVSMEGNNLGAPLASYRQPQVTQAAMQQHHMGHNGTVPAAYHMTAAGVSQLSHTAMGGYCNGNLGNMSDLPAYQDGMRGSTTATSWYGTNPDPRFSTISRFMGSSSGMNMGSMSTLSSLADVGKGMGPLTSTPRRKRRVLFSQAQVYELERRFKQQKYLSAPEREHLASMIHLTPTQVKIWFQNHRYKMKRQAKDKVSQQQMQQDNGSCQQQQQSPRRVAVPVLVKDGKPCQGSSHTPNTGVQNHHHQGGNVMIMSNNSSSMGQLQSQQVGSAGQSPDLGQHAASPPSLQTQVSGLSHLNSSGSEYGAALPCSALLYGRTW is encoded by the exons ATGTCGATGAGCCCTAAGCATACGACTCCTTTTTCTGTATCCGATATCTTAAGTCCTCTTGAAGAGAGCTACAAAAAAGTGAGTATGGAGGGGAACAACTTGGGGGCTCCTCTTGCCTCGTACAGACAACCCCAAGTCACGCAAGCGGCGATGCAGCAACACCACATGGGCCACAATGGAACAGTACCCGCTGCCTACCACATGACTGCAGCTGGAGTTTCCCAGCTGTCACATACAGCCATGGGGGGCTACTGTAACGGGAATTTGGGCAACATGAGCGACCTGCCGGCCTATCAAGACGGCATGAGAGGCAGCACGACGGCCACCAGCTGGTACGGAACGAATCCCGACCCACGCTTCTCTACGA TCTCTCGTTTCATGGGCTCCTCGTCTGGGATGAATATGGGCAGCATGAGCACGCTGAGTTCACTGGCGGATGTCGGCAAAGGCATGGGTCCGCTGACCAGCACGCCTCGCAGGAAGAGACGAGTACTCTTCTCCCAGGCCCAGGTGTACGAGCTTGAGCGACGCTTCAAGCAGCAGAAGTACCTCTCCGCGCCGGAAAGGGAACATCTGGCCAGCATGATTCACTTGACTCCGACTCAAGTTAAAATTTGGTTTCAAAACCACCGATATAAGATGAAAAGGCAGGCCAAGGACAAGGTGTCCCAGCAGCAAATGCAACAAGATAATGGCTCCTGTCAGcagcagcaacagtctccacGGCGGGTGGCCGTGCCAGTGTTGGTGAAAGACGGGAAGCCATGCCAGGGCAGCAGCCATACACCCAACACTGGTGTACAAAACCACCATCACCAGGGGGGAAACGTCATGATTATGTCCAATAACAGTTCTTCAATGGGCCAGCTTCAAAGCCAGCAGGTAGGCAGCGCTGGCCAGTCCCCAGATCTGGGTCAACACGCTGCAAGCCCCCCATCTCTCCAAACCCAGGTATCCGGCCTGTCGCACCTGAACTCTTCCGGTTCCGAGTATGGAGCTGCCTTGCCCTGCTCCGCTCTGCTCTATGGCAGGACGTGGTGA
- the nkx2.9 gene encoding NK2 transcription factor related, locus 9, whose amino-acid sequence MAISNKFSFTVRSILDLPENDTESMAHHSPVEAFSVSPYSSWTENGRGHTSSDESNLEASPDSTGPDVPSVDTEHEKRKKRRVLFSKAQTYELERRFRRQRYLSAPEREQLAHLLRLTPTQVKIWFQNHRYKMKRARTECAQDLSQPPLLRRVVVPILVRDGKPYQNCTIDAEKGSCIVPPSVPSSHFSVQGFQSLQQQTPFALFPTYQHFTNTAASRHHFCVW is encoded by the exons ATGGCGATTTCTAACAAGTTCAGTTTCACTGTGAGAAGTATTTTGGATTTGCCAGAAAATGACACCGAGAGTATGGCTCACCATTCTCCAGTGGAGGCCTTCTCCGTCTCACCTTACTCGTCTTGGACTGAAAACGGAAGAGGACATACAT cgTCAGATGAGAGCAATCTTGAGGCTTCACCAGACTCCACCGGGCCAGATGTGCCTTCAGTGGATACAGAGCATGAGAAGCGGAAGAAGCGTCGCGTGTTATTCTCCAAGGCTCAGACGTATGAACTGGAGAGACGCTTTCGTCGGCAGCGGTACCTGTCCGCTCCAGAACGAGAGCAGCTCGCGCACCTGCTACGCCTCACGCCCACGCAGGTGAAGATCTGGTTCCAAAACCACAGATACAAGATGAAGAGAGCGCGGACAGAGTGCGCTCAGGACCTCAGTCAGCCTCCATTGCTACGCAGAGTTGTGGTGCCCATTTTGGTCCGAGATGGCAAACCGTATCAGAACTGCACTATTGATGCAGAAAAAGGAAGCTGCATAGTCCCACCATCAGTACCATCCTCACACTTCAGCGTTCAGGGTTTCCAGTCTTTACAGCAACAAACGCCCTTTGCGCTTTTCCCCACATACCAGCACTTTACCAACACAGCGGCCTCCCGTCACCACTTCTGTGTTTGGTGA